The following coding sequences are from one Humulus lupulus chromosome X, drHumLupu1.1, whole genome shotgun sequence window:
- the LOC133806516 gene encoding uncharacterized protein LOC133806516, which translates to MESHHIISWNVRGINKREKQKALSQFCLVNKVGFGALLETKLRGDKIEKMMSMFFSSWEFYTGTVAEGRILLVWQRQYVSVEVRMESDQLVHVLATEVRTNKKFYVTFVYGRNTIEERRQLWNDLAGLFVPNTPWLVAGDFNAVFEVTDRVGGRGITAMELEDAQNWRALGWVDEIRTNGSHFTWTNKQANEDIIYSKLDRVFINEEWGDVFPNSVVVVNWDLLSDHCYCIIKSEVVVNQGIRLFRFFNLWTDHDRYSEVVLQNWRKSCKGEGLGKIIQKLSRLQQVLWQFNKCTVGDVGQNYTSAKEKFQEANLILQRNPHSTELQNNERIAGELFAKHAKTYDSFLRQKSKVNWLRHGDDNTAYFHACLK; encoded by the coding sequence ATGGAGAGTCACCACATAATTAGTTGGAATGTGAgaggtataaataaaagggagaaaCAGAAAGCCCTTAGTCAGTTTTGTTTAGTTAATAAagttggttttggagctttgTTAGAAACCAAGTTACGTGGGGACAAAATTGAGAAGATGATGAGCATGTTTTTCAGTAGCTGGGAGTTTTATACAGGGACTGTTGCTGAAGGGAGAATACTTCTGGTTTGGCAGCGACAATATGTTTCAGTTGAGGTTAGGATGGAGAGTGATCAATTAGTTCATGTTCTTGCTACTGAAGTGAGGACTAATAAAAAGTTTTATGTAACTTTTGTTTATGGAAGGAACACTATTGAGGAGAGGAGACAACTTTGGAATGACTTAGCTGGTTTATTCGTTCCAAATACTCCTTGGCTTGTGGCTGGGGATTTTAATGCCGTTTTTGAAGTCACTGACAGAGTTGGAGGCCGTGGTATCACCGCAATGGAGTTGGAGGATGCTCAGAATTGGAGAGCCTTAGGGTGGGTTGATGAGATACGCACTAATGGGTCTCACTTTACCTGGACGAACAAACAAGCAAATGAGGACATAATTTATTCTAAATTGGATAGGGTGTTTATAAATGAAGAGTGGGGGGATGTTTTTCCTAATTCAGTAGTTGTGGTTAACTGGGATTTATTATCTGACCATTGTTATTGTATTATCAAATCTGAGGTTGTTGTTAATCAAGGGATCAGGCTGTTCAGATTTTTCAACTTGTGGACTGATCATGACAGGTATTCAGAGGTGGTGCTTCAGAACTGGAGAAAGTCGTGTAAAGGAGAGGGGCTAGGGAAAATAATTCAGAAACTGAGTAGACTTCAACAAGTGTTATGGCAGTTTAATAAGTGTACCGTGGGTGATGTTGGTCAGAACTACACAAGTGCTAAGGAAAAGTTCCAAGAGGCTAATTTGATTCTCCAAAGGAACCCGCACTCAACAGAATTACAAAACAACGAGAGGATTGCGGGGGAGTTATTTGCTAAGCATGCTAAAACTTATGACAGCTTTCTTAGACAGAAAAGTAAGGTGAATTGGCTTCGCCATGGTGATGACAACACAGCCTATTTTCATGCGTGCCTAAAATAG